Genomic segment of Oncorhynchus keta strain PuntledgeMale-10-30-2019 chromosome 12, Oket_V2, whole genome shotgun sequence:
CGAAGAGTGATGCCAATGGGACCGCCATCCTGGTCGCTTGGCAACCGCCTCCTGAGGATGAACAGAATGGAATGGTACAGGAGTACAAGgtaagatggagagagggttTGATTTTCTGctgaaggaaagagaggaacaaacagagagaggtatggagcAGAATCTCAAGCCTCCCACTTTCTCCCTCTCACTTCCTTGGGTTTGTGTGTTTTTAGTTGCTTCAGCGGAGGTGGACTAAGCACATTGATGTGAGGCACTGTCATGGGCTAATGTTGATATGTCATATCAAATACAGTGTTTGCATTTACTGAAAGAAAATCCACTGACTCTCACCATCACACTCCTTCTTTCACCCTATCCTCTAAAGATCTGGTGCCTGGGCAATGAGAGCCGTTACCACGTCAACCGGACAGTAGATGGCTCCACCTTCTCCGTGCTAATCCCCAGCCTGGCGCCAGGGATACGCTACAGTGTGGAGGTCGCCGCTAGCAACGGTGCTGGCCCAGGGGTCAAGAGTGATGTCACCTTCTTTCAACTTGGTGAGCTGCTCAACTGTAACACTTGATAGTCTTCCTTAAGTTAAGAGCATGTAAAAATACATTAAGAATGTTATCTGATCTCAGAACCAAGAAAAGATGAGGTCAATTAACTGTGTTAATCCATTATCTATGTCTGTCGACTCACAAGCTTCAGGTCAACACCAGTTCAATCGCTACCCGTCTAAGGTATTTTCAGTTATAGCCATGTGATAGATTGTCTGTGTGATTTGCACACTGTGTCAGTTCTCACCATGACAAATGTAAAGGTGTATGTACAGGTGTCTATCTAATGTCCCAACATGAATATGTCTCTGAGTCATTTCACAATGCCTTTAGTTAAATAATTTGCATTCAGCTTCTCCTGCCCCAGTCTCAGGTTCACTATATGTGACAAAAAGCACAGACATTATCAACTCGGTTTTCCACCTCTCCATCGTCTTAGTACATTCCAGCCTTTTCATATTACCAATATAAAGCTTTTCGAGTTACATGATGAAGCCCATTCACTGCAGTTCACCTCTTGGCCTAGCACTCTGATGAGCAGAAAATGAGAACATTCTCCATGACAGATTATGTGACCAGATATATTTAGAGATATCTCCTTTCAGCTGactctcctgtctccactctgTAATGTTGTTTTCCATCTCAGACTCCTGCCTATCAGTtgaacttacatttacatttacatttacatttaagtcatttagcagacgctcttatccagagcgacttacaacttTAATGTTTTGAAGGATTTATGTTTGTCCTTCAGGATCTGCCTCAATTCTTCCCTGTCAATTTTCTATGATGGAGTATACTATATACACGTCCTTCGTGtcaatctcctctcctcctcttcctcccccagaCTCTACAGGTCAGATGATGGACAGTCGTGAGGACCAGGACACATTGTCTCAGATCTCAGACGTGGTCAAACAGCCGGCGTTCATCGCGGGCATCGGTGCTACCTGCTGGGTGGTCCTCATGGTGTTCAGTGTGTGGCTCTACCGCCACCACAAAAAGAGGAGTGGCCTCAGCAGCAGCTACGCCGGCATACGCAAAGGTCCGTAGTGGATGTGGCTTTGGGTGTATATATCAGTGGacatgtttaactatacttgtggggatcaagaaaagtaaacaaacaaaaatttgaccaactggggacattttgtaagtttagggttaggcttAGGGAAAATAGGATAATTTATTAAGTAAGTAGAGTATCAAATGTTGATCACTCCCAGCTAATATTTTGTTGAGTAGAGATTggagggagatgagaagagacTGGGATGGTGATAGTAATTAGATGTGGGGAGgtggatagagggaggacattAGGTTAGTGTTATGATCATTCAGCTGAACACTGGCAACCTAAGCCCTCTGACACACATGTTAGAGATGGGAAACTGTCCTCTGTGTCACCAGGGTAATTGCATTTATTCACTTCAATcacatttttttaatgaatttttatttcacctttatttaaccaggtaggccagttgagaacaagtcttcatttacaactgtgacctgaccaagataaagcaaagcagtgcgacaaaaacaacaacacagagttacacataaacaaacgtacagtcaataacacaaaagaaaagaaaaatagaaaaatctatgtacagtgtgtgcaaataaagaagagtagggaggtaggcaataaataggtgaaaataattacaatttagcattaatactggagtgatagatgtgcagatgatgttgtgcaagtagagataatggggtgcaaaaaagcaagagggtaagtaataatatggggatgaggtagtcgggtgtgctatttactgattggctgtgtacaggtacagtgatcggtaagctgctctgacagcttacgcttaaagttagtgagggagatataagactccagcttcagagatttttgcaattcattccagtcattggcagcagagaaatggaaggaaaggcggccaaaggaagtattggctttggggatgacatGTGcagtatacctgctggagcgcgtgctatgggtggatgttgcaatggtgaccagtgagctgagataaggcgtagctttacctagcaaagactaacagatgacctggagccagtggaatTGGCgatggatatacagtggggcaaaaagtatttagtcagccaccaattgtgcaagttctcccacttaaaaagatgagagaggcctgtaattttcatcataggtacacttcaacaatgacagacaaaatgagaagaaaaatccagaaaatcacattgtacaatttttttatgaatttatttgcaaattatggtggaaaataagtatttggtcaataacaaaagtttatctcaatactttgttatataccctttgttggcaatgacagaggtcaaacgttttctgtaagtcttcacaaggtttcaacacactgttgctggtatttttgcCCATTCATCCATGCAAATCTCCtcgagagcagtgatgttttggggctgttgctgggcaacacggactttcaactccctccaaggattttctatggggttgagatttgtagactggctaggccactccaggaccttgaaatgcttcttacgaagccactcctttgttgcccgggcggtgtgtttgggatcattgtcatgctgaaagacccagccacgtttaatcttcaatgcccttgctgatggaaggaggttttcactcaaaatctcacgatacatggccccattcattctttcctttacacggatcagtcgtcctggtccctttgcagaaaaacagccccacaaagcatgatgtttccacctccatgcctcacagtaggtatggtgttctttggatgcaactcagcattctttgtcctgcaaacacgacgagttgagtttttaccaaaaagttatattttggtttcatctgaccataggacattctcccaatcttcttctggatcatccaaatgctctctagcaaacttcagacgggcctggacatgtactggcttaagcagggggacacgtctggcactgcaggatttgagttcctggcggcgcagtgtgttactgatggtaggctttgttactttggtcccagctctctgcaggtcattcactaggtatccctgtgtggttctgggatttttgctcaccgttcttgtgatcatttcccagatcgagggagattatcagtggtcttgtatgtcttccatttcctaataattgctcccacagttgatttcttcaaaccaagctgcttacctattgcagattcagtcttcccagcctggtgcaggtctacaattttgtttctggtgtcctttgacagctctttggtcttggccatagtggagtttggagtgtgacttttgtgggcaggtgtcttttatactgataacaagttcaaacaggtgccattaatacaggtaacgagtgaaagacagaggagcctcttaaagaagaagttacaggtctgtgagagccagaaatcttgcttgtttgtaggtgaccaaatacttattttccaccatcatttgcaataaattcattcaaaatcctacaatgtgattttctggattttttttctcattttgtctgtcatagttgaagtgtacctatgatgaaaattacaggcctctcatctttttaagtgggagaacttttgGTGGCACAATTgggggctgactaaatacttttttgccccactgtatagtgagggccagccaacaagagcatacaggtcacagtggtgggtgatatatggggctttggtgataaaacggatgggactgtgatagactacatccagtttgctgagtatagTGTTGGGGgccattttgtaaatgacattgccgaagtcaaggatcggtaggatagtcagttttacgagggtatgtttggcggcatgagaGAGAAGGCTTTGTTgggaaataggaagctgattctagatttaattttggattggagatgcttaacgcgagtctggaaggagagtttacagtctcataagacacctaggtatttgtagttgtccacatattctaggtcagaaccttACAGTAGTGATGCCATTGGGGCGGATGGGTGctggcagcaatcggttgaagagcatggaATTAGTTTttctagcatttaaaagcagttggaggacacggaaggagtgttgtatggtgttgatCTTGTTTGGAGgcttgttagcacagtgtccaaagaagggccagatgtttaCAGAATGgggtcgtctgcatagaggtcgatcaaagaatcaccagcagcaagagcgacgtcattgatatatacagagaaaagagtcggcctgagaattgaaccctgtggacccccatagagactgctagaggtcctgacaacaggcccaccgatttgacacactgagctctatcagagaagtagttggtgaaccaggcgaggcagtcatttgagaaaccaaggctgttgaatctgccgataagaatgtggtgatggaTAGAGCcgaagccttggccaggtcgttgaagacggctgcacagcactgtcttttatcgatggcggttatgatattgtttaggaccttgagcgtggctgaggtgcacccattaccagctcggaaaccagattgcatagtggagaaggtacggtggtattcgaaatggtcggtgatctgtttgttaacttggcattCTAAGATTTTAgaagggcaggatggatataggtctaaagcagtttgggtctagagtgtctccccctttaaagatagggatgaccgcggcagctttccaatctttagggatctcagacgatacgaaagagaggttgaacaggcttgtaataggggttgcaacaattttggaggatcattttagaaagagagtgtccagattgtctagaccggctgatttgtagggatccagttttcacatttctttcagaacatcagctgtctggatttgggtgaaggagaagcaggtgggttggggtttgggcaggttgctgcagggggtgctgagatgttggccggggtaggggtagctaggtggaaagcatggccagctgtggaaaaatgcttgttgaaatgattgattatcgtagatttatcggtggtgacagtgctTTCTATCCTCGGTGCAGTGGCCAGCTTGGAGGAagttgctcttattctccatggactttacagtggcAAAATTTTGGGGGGAATTAGTGCCacaggatgcaaatttatgtttgaaaaagctagccttagcttttctaactgattgagtatattggttcctgacttccctaaaaagttgcatatcacgggggcaattcgatgctaatgcagaatgccacatgATGTTTTTGTGCTAATCAAGGGCAggcaagtctggggtgaaccaagggctatatctgttcttagttctacattttttaaatggggcatgcttatttaagatggagaggaaagcacttttgaagagcaaccaggcatcctctactgacaggatgaggtcaatatccttccagaatacacgggccaggtcgattagaaaggcctgttcgctgaagtgttttagggagcgtttgacagtgatgaggggtggtcgtttgaccgcggacccttTACGCACGcatgcaatgaggcagtgattgctgagatcctgtttgaagacagcagaggtgtatttagagggtaaattggtcaggatgatatcttacagggtgcccatggttactgATTttggttgtacctggtaggttccttaatAATGTGTgtaagattgagggcatctagatTAGATTGTAGGattgccggggtgttaagcatgtcccagtttaggtcacctaacagtacaaactctgaagatagatggggggacgatcaattcacatatggtgtccagggcacagctgggggcgaCGGGGGGTCTATAGCAagcagcaacggtgagagacttgtttctgaaaGGTGGATTTGTTtggaattgtttgggcacagacctggatagtattacagaactctgcagggtatctctgcagtagattgcaacttcctcccctttggcagttctatcttgtcggaaaatattatagttagggatggacattTCAGGTTTTTTGGTGATATCTTAAGCCAGgtttcagacatggctaggacatccgggtttgcggagtgtgctaaagcagtgaataaaataaACCTAGGGAGGAgacttctaatgttaacatgcatgaaaccaatgcttttaCATTAAGGTGTGTTTTTCTCCAGTAGCCCATAATGTGACTTGCCTAGTGTCAGCTGCTTTTATCCTCAAAGTAAGGAGCCTGATAACCATATCTCATATGGAGAAATGAAATAAAACGGGTTTGGTCTTCTCTCCTAACTCGAAGACCTCAAAGGGTAGTGACGATGAGCCGGCACATCCCAGAATACGCTGACATTCAAACGCTGACATTTAGGGCTCATTTCCAGGGCGCTGCCCGCCGCCTCTCCCCGGTGAGGCACAGTTAGAGTAGGGACAAGCCTGTCACCCAGGTAATATGACACGTGTTCTGCTATCTCTGTTATCTCCTTCCATCTGACCACAGGTGACCTCCATTACCCATAAGGCCACATGTTCCTGattgatggaggacagggagcctcatctgactctgtgtgtgtgtgtgtgtttgagtgtgcgtgcatgcgtcAATATGTCTGCCAGTTTTTGTGGGGCTTTTTaaccttcttctctctttctctcccacctcctTTTCTTTTTATTCGCTCCTCCTCTGTTTGGGTTGGGTTTGTTCCTGCAGTTCCATCTTTCACCTTCACTCCTACAGGTATGTATGAAGGAATGTGTTCAGCTGTAAACATGTATTTGTTATTTACCGGTATGTGTTCTGACCTTGAAGCCCCTATGATTCAGAGATGCCTGTACACAAACACagttctctctctatgttctcagTTCCTCCCAGCACCCACAAACAATCTGTTCCAATACACAAACAGCTAATGGAGCTGGTGTTTATCTTTGGTGGCCTCACATCCACAAACCAATTATGTAACATTAAAAATCTCACGGAGGGAGGTGCGTTCAGGGCTACACAAAGGGATCATCTGACATAAGGTGAATCAGGTGGCAGACAGCTCCTAAAGAGGTCATTAGCCCATCCCTATCCCACCCTCTTAGACCAGGCATAGACAATGACACACAACATGGCCACCAGTTGGCCTGTCCTGTGGTTGTGGTGAAGACAGTTTAGAGTGCTGCTGAGTCACTGTGCTTTGTGACAAGTAGAGAGGCAGTTAGTGCCATACAAAGCATAAACACAGTCCCATGTTCCCACTTGTCCTTCACACAGTAACCGTAGAAGTAGTAAAGTGTATCTAATCATGTGGTTGAAATAACTCACCTCCAGTGAAGAGGATGTGTCTGAACTGAAAGGGTTATCAGTCATTGTGAAGTGTGCCTCAGGGTCAAGATATCATGTTTAACACTCTGACACTGATTTAGTTTTTCTACATGTACACCTCTCAATGCCAAGTGCCCCAGGTGTGTGTTGatatgcgtgtgcgtgcgtgtgtgtttgcgtgcagaGTGTGACTCATGACAGGATGTGTCTATCAGATGTGATGAGTCAGACTGACCTAAGGTCAGCTGTATGagtacagagtgacagacaggtcaTACCAACCTGGATTCCCTCTTCCATTTGTCGTGCAGGTTGCTTTCTTGTGTTTCTCACATTTGTTCTCTTTCTTTAAATCAGTGAACtatcagagaggaggagagtcggTCTGCAGTGCTGGGAGGTAAGGGGTGTGCTTTTACGTGTACACTTGACTGGATATGATTTCCCCACTGTCTATATATGGCACTTATGATGGTGTTCAGAAATGCAGGAGGGAAAAGTGGTAAAAACAACAGCAGTGTATTCCCTACTTGAACCACCAGAGGGAGTTCTCCCCCTGTCTGAAAAATGACAGAGGACAAAATCTCCCATGCCCATCCCTGACTGAAACCCTGTTTGTTCTGTGATAATGGTTCTGGTTGCATGCTTCTGGTTCAGACCCGGGCTGCTGAACATGGGTGAGAGTGTGAACCAGCCGTGGCTGCCAGACTCCTGGCCCAACGCCTGTGCCAACCACAAAGACTGCAGCATCAACTGCTGCAACACTGGAAACGGCACCAGCGACAGCAACATGACCACCTACAGCCGCCCAGGTCAGTACCGTTAAAGCTACAGACCTCCTCTGGGGTGATAGTGGTCAGGCCCCAGCAATGGAACTTAAAGTATGGAGATATAATGCAAATCAAATAAGCAATGAGGGTTATCATGGAAATGAAACATGATAATTAATGGTGTTATGTGACTTCCTGTGTGAAGGGTTAATGAAGGGTTAATGAATAGGTAAAGtgtctctaaccctaaccccatgtggtctcctctcctcagctgACTGCATCGCCAACTATGGCAGCCAGTTGGAGAACCAGCAGGGGGGTCTATTGGGGTCTGAACAGGCCGTGTACAGCGACGTGGACCTCTCCAACAAACTCAATGAGCTCAAGACCTTCAACAACCCCAGCCTGTGCTACATGGGCCCAGGGGCAGGGCCGCCCACCCCCTATGAGCCCACCCCCTACGCCACCACCCAGCTCATCCAGTCTAGCATCCTTAACAAGGCTGGAGCTGCAGGGGCCGCTGATATACGCTGTTGGAACCAGCCCCCGTCCCAGCTGCAGAAAGCACATATGCAGTACAACATCATGGAGCAGAGCAACAGGCTCAATAAAGGTGAGAGGATTGGACATAGCGTAGCAGTGGAGCGAGGGAGGGTATTTGGGAAGTTACTTCAGATTGTGTTACTATGTGTAGTCTACATATCTGTTtaactctgtctctttctctctgtatctgctGTGTCTTCAGACCACTATAGAGGAGATGGGCCTCTGCAAGGCACCGTCCCGTACAACCAGGCCCATGAACACAACACAGGAGGCTCCCTCCACAGCTCTGACAAGGGCAGCAACAGCACCTCTGGTGAGACACTGATTACCCGGATCATAGCAAATAGGacaaataagtatttgttctgcAGTATGTTCTAAGAGTTTGTTCGATTGCCTCTGCAGGGAGCCAAAGTCATAAGAAGGGAACTCGCACCCCCAAACTGCCCAAAACGAACACAGTGACCCGGGGTGAACCTCTGCCCCCTTCCCCTGCCAACCCACCACCAAGCCGGAGCTGTGACGAATATACCCTGCCCATGGAAAAAAGCTTTAACCCAGATGCCCTATGCCCAATGCTTCCCTCAACGATGTACCTGCATCCagatgagatggaggaggaggtggcggAGGAGGGGATGGATAGATGTCCCACCCCCCCTGTCAGAGGGGCAGCCTCATCCCCTGAGGGTCTGTCCTACAGTCACCAGTCTACGGCaactctcaccccctccccccaggGAGACCAGCACAACGGCCTACACAATGGAACAGACCACCACAGGTTACTATGAGCCCAACTCACACTGCATCTCACTCATCCCAGCTACAACCGTCAGCCATTTGTATTAATCAATTCTTTGATCCTTTCCCTTTTTCCCTTCTTAGACAACACGTGGGCAGCCCCCCTCCTTccccgctccccctctcccccccacaCACCTACGGCTACATCTCCAGCCCCCTGGAACTGGATACTGATggccaggaggaagagggggaggaggatgaagaagaggCAGGGGATGAGATGAATGCAGACATGGCCCAGAGTCACTACCACCAGCACCAAAATaaccaccagccccaccagcaaCTGCGCCTCAACCAGCACCCCCGTTCCCCACGCAGGCTGCACCTCCGGGGGCTAGAGCAGACGCCGGCCTCCAGCACGGGGGATCTGGAGAGTTCCGTGACGGGCTCCATGATTAACGGCTGGGGCTCGGCCTCAGAGGATGACAACGGCTCATCAGGACGCTCCAGCGCCGTCAGCTCCTCAGACGGATCCTTCTTCACAGACGCAGACTTCGCCCAGGCTGTGGCCAACACTGGAGACTACACAGCAGGCCTACGCATGGCCAGGTTCCCGGAGGACACAGGACCAgcaggtgaggaggagagaggggcaggaaAGTAGATCAGGGGAAAATATCAGAAATAAAATGCATAGATATGCCTTCTTAGATAAAACTTTCATGGACTGACTGTTTGTCTGTTACCTCAGGACGAAGGCACCAGCGACCCAGCAGCCCACTGTCCACAGACAGCAACATGAGCTCTGCAGTGATGCAGAAGAGACCGCCCAAGAGGCACAAGCAGCACCAGGCCCAGGTTGGCCACCAAGGTCACCTGAAGAGGAACGACTTCACAGACGGTAAGGGACTGGGTCTGAGATATGGGTCACTGCATGAAACAGCTCTCACATTGACTTCTCTAGCTATACAGTATTTGGTGAATGGCCTTGGTGAATAAAGTTCCAATTTCCATGTCTGTGTTCTTCTCTCCACAGACTCATGCATGCCCTTGAAGTCCCCTAGTCACATGTCGCGGTGTGGCTATGAGGTGAGAGGTGCTACGCTCCCGAGGATTGGCTCTGGGGAGGGTCGGGGCCGGAGAGGGAGTGCAGGAGGCCAGAAGACCAGAGAGGGCTCTGTAGAGAGACGGGAGGGCCAGGACAAGAACAGGACTCCACAGGGAGGCAAGGGGAGCAGCAAAGCCCGTCAGCCACCAGGTACTTACTGCAATGTAGTGTACTTCCAATGTGGTTTGTGTGTTGGAACAAAGTACATATATGAGCTTTATAACATTATGCTTGTATGTGGTTCCTACATGTCAAAATAAATCCCCTTGAAAACTAGATGATTCATCACAATGGAGTTTATCCAGCTCAAACTAAGTAGAATGTGTTTAACCaaccaccatctctctctgtctcaggttcTGAGGACATCCCCCCGTACAGCAGGCCCTCCTTCCCCTCGGTGCAGAGCCAGGCTCAGAGCTCCTCCAGCTCCATGTCCTCCCGGGGctcagggggaaggaggagagatggggcccGCAGGAACCCCACAGACACACTGCCCAGCATCACAGGCTTCCAGacccaggaagaggagctagaGGTGAGAACAAGATACTCAAAAAAGTGTCCATTTACTAGTTTCCATGAGTTGAAAATCTAGTATGTCTATGATCTTATTTTTATGGCCATTATTCAAGGGGTTATATTATAAACTTGTGTCTTGAGTCTACAGCTTCTGGAGAGCTGAGGATCATGGGAGAAGAAAAGGAAAGGGGATCTGACATCACAATTCAGTGACTATTATGTAAATTAATTTTCATATcatacacaaaaaaaaaaaacggaacaATATTGAATATTTGTTTTTCTTATTACAATTTCTCATTAGATGTCCATCTTCCAGGAAAAAAGAAAGTGAGAAAAAAGGTGCATTCGCGTTTGAGTCTGTTAACTCACTGGTATGAAGCACCATTAGATCATTGTTTACTTGACTTGTTGCTAGAGAACTGGCTTCCATTCGCCTCGATGAAAGTAGTCACAGCCTCAATGAAAGTACATGCACATTAGATGGCTGTTGTCAGTGTATACAGATACCTTGTCTTGGACCACCTGATGTGGTACATGTCTGTTGCCCCTGTAATTAATATTTGGACATCACTATCCATCTTGTAAATTGTTTGTTAATTTTACTGCCACAAAAATTGCTACAATGGGaattttacatttgtttttaatgtatttttgtaATGCACTGTTATTGTTTTGTTATTGATGTTGGTCTTGTCGATGTGCATTATTTGTTCTACTTTGGTTTCAAAAGCACAATCACTTAACTTTATTTTAAACTATTGTTATCTATGACCTTCCGTCATACAAGAGGAACAATGATACAAATGATCTTGTTAATCGTTGTCTATATACACGATTGAACCAGTGTTATGTGTCTTAATATTCTGTTTCTGTTAGGGGTTGGGAGGGGAACTTAACTCTCCTGTCTAGTTTAGGTTTCATTCAAACCACAGTGTTCATTTGGACTCAAACTTTATTATGACACAAACTACTGTGTTAATCGGACTATACTCTCATGTCTAAAATTGCACTTatgaggaagtgagagagacagtagacaagTTGACGGATACATTGTACCAATAGGGAAGGGTGAGAATGCCCCATTAGTAGGGAACGTTGATGGATACATCCTGGAAAATGGATTTCTCCATGCCTGATGATGGATAGCGTTTTCTCCATGAGCAACCAGTACACAGTGACACATCCACCATTGTTTCCCAGCAAGACAGAGGGCAGGGGAAAGTGACATTAATACGTACCCTAAAGAAGGACTCTATTACAGAAAGAGGACAACTGGTGACAAAAGACTGGGACTTGAAAATCATGTTGCTTGGCAATGGAACAGCATGTTGGGTTTAGGTTCTTTATGGCTACATCTAGGCCAAGCTTTTGGTACATCTACAAAATGTGTAAAACATTGTTCGCTGAGGACACCTGACATTTGTTTGGAGTTTGCCATGTTTTAAAGAATTGCAACTATGTTCATGATGTCAGCCATGTTATGTCAGCCATGTTATGTCATTACTGAGTATGTTATAAATggggattaaaaaaaatattgtcatttttaccacattatttattattaaaaTGTCTTCAAATGACAGTGTCCACTTGGATTTTTTTTGTGGTTCAATCTTTGTTCACTTGTTAGGTTAATACCTCACTTCTCTAACATTTCACCAGTCAATACATCCTAATACAAGGTTGAAGTGAAGATGGAAaatggaagaagaagaggaagagggagagccACCCAAAAGCCTATTCTTTATGGGAATGTGATGACACGCTGCTTAATTAACCTCACTCATGAACCCTTGTGGTTAATTAACAGAGCAGCTGTGTGCTGTCAAAGGGAAAGAGACGCTCTGGAGCCTAGCACAGgtgtggctctgtgtgtgtgccgtgtgtgtgtatgtgtagtgggGGGGGGTGGATAGCAGTCAAAACTACAGCTACGAGCGGCAGCCAAAATTCTTCTCTTTGTCCTCCTCAGAGCGCAAGATCGTGATGGAGAGAAAGAACCTGTCCATCAGCCACCCACACACAGA
This window contains:
- the LOC118391368 gene encoding roundabout homolog 1-like, translating into MMPAHSVGIYFLLGFIHICSGSRLRQDDSPPRIVEHPSDLIVSKGEPATLNCKAEGRPAPTVEWYKDGERVETDRDNPRSHRMLLPSGSLFFLRIVHGRRSKPDDGSYVCVARNYLGQAISHNASLEVAILRDDFRQNPADVMVAAGEPAVLECQPPRGHPEPTISWRKDGTNINDRDERITIRSGKLMITNARKSDAGKYICVGTNMVGERESETAELTVLERPGFVKRPSSVMVLADESVEFHCEAQGDPVPTVRWRKEDADLPKGRYEILEDHTLSVRDVRLSDEGSYTCVVENMVGKAEASATLTVHVPPAFAMRPRNQVVAVGRTITFQCEATGNPQPAIFWQREGSNSLLFSYQPPQPFSRLSVSQTGSLTIADAQRSDAGYYSCQALNIAGSVITKALLEVTDMVSDRPPPVIRQGPSNHTVPVESTVVLGCQATGTPTPTVHWKKDGVMVSPEEARITQIDTGALQIRYTKLGDTGVYTCVASSPSGEASWRAYLEVEEFGVVVQPGRPTDPNLIPSGPSKPDVTDVSRTSVTLSWKSNPNAGATPTSYVIEAFSHASGSSWVTLADHVKMETFVLKNLKPGAVYLFLVRAANAYGLSDPSPITDAVRTQDTPPTSQGVDHRQIQRELGDVVIHLHNPTILSSSSVRVQWTVEQQSPYIQGYKVMYRASAELGQPGGQWGVFEVRNPGEDGAVVPQLKKGVTYEFKVRPFFDEFQGADSEVKVARTPEEAPSGAPRGVTITKSDANGTAILVAWQPPPEDEQNGMVQEYKIWCLGNESRYHVNRTVDGSTFSVLIPSLAPGIRYSVEVAASNGAGPGVKSDVTFFQLDSTGQMMDSREDQDTLSQISDVVKQPAFIAGIGATCWVVLMVFSVWLYRHHKKRSGLSSSYAGIRKVPSFTFTPTVNYQRGGESVCSAGRPGLLNMGESVNQPWLPDSWPNACANHKDCSINCCNTGNGTSDSNMTTYSRPADCIANYGSQLENQQGGLLGSEQAVYSDVDLSNKLNELKTFNNPSLCYMGPGAGPPTPYEPTPYATTQLIQSSILNKAGAAGAADIRCWNQPPSQLQKAHMQYNIMEQSNRLNKDHYRGDGPLQGTVPYNQAHEHNTGGSLHSSDKGSNSTSGSQSHKKGTRTPKLPKTNTVTRGEPLPPSPANPPPSRSCDEYTLPMEKSFNPDALCPMLPSTMYLHPDEMEEEVAEEGMDRCPTPPVRGAASSPEGLSYSHQSTATLTPSPQGDQHNGLHNGTDHHRQHVGSPPPSPLPLSPPHTYGYISSPLELDTDGQEEEGEEDEEEAGDEMNADMAQSHYHQHQNNHQPHQQLRLNQHPRSPRRLHLRGLEQTPASSTGDLESSVTGSMINGWGSASEDDNGSSGRSSAVSSSDGSFFTDADFAQAVANTGDYTAGLRMARFPEDTGPAGRRHQRPSSPLSTDSNMSSAVMQKRPPKRHKQHQAQVGHQGHLKRNDFTDDSCMPLKSPSHMSRCGYEVRGATLPRIGSGEGRGRRGSAGGQKTREGSVERREGQDKNRTPQGGKGSSKARQPPGSEDIPPYSRPSFPSVQSQAQSSSSSMSSRGSGGRRRDGARRNPTDTLPSITGFQTQEEELELLES